GAACAGCCGAGCCCGCGGGCTGCCCTTCAGGCTGGCCGCCACCACTGGCCACTGGTTCCTTGCCTTGGTAACCGGAGAGCAGCTGGATGACTTGCTGGCGCACACGGCCCAGATCAGCGCCGAGCTTCACTAGTACCTGAGCGGCAACGCCTTCGCCTTCACGGATCAGTCCAAGCAGAATGTGCTCAGTGCCAATGTAGTTGTGGCCCAGTTGTAGGGCCTCCCGCAGTGAAAGTTCAAGAACTTTCTTGGCGCGCGGGGTGAAGGGAATATGCCCGCTAGGAGCCTGTTGCCCCTGCCCAATGATCTCCTGAACTTGTTCCCGGACACCGTCAAGGGAAATGTTCAAGGACTCTAGGGCCTTGGCGGCAACACCTTCACCCTCGTGGATGAGGCCGAGCAGAATATGCTCCGTGCCAATGTAATTGTGGTTGAGCATGCGGGCCTCTTCTTGGGCCAGCACAACAACACGTCGGGCTCGATCAGTAAATCGCTCAAACATTTCGCCACACTCCTCTTACTGCGTACTTTGATGCTACGCAGTGCCCGGCCGTTATGGGGGCATGTTCGCCACAGGGGAAATAGCAAGTTTGCATCCGGGCGCGGCACTGTGTTCTTAAAGTACGACGGCGGGACCACCATCTCAGGTGATCCCGCCGTTGATCTATGGTAATTGGCTCCCCAAACGGGTGCTGATTCAACACCCACCAGATACCTCAGAAACTTCTTTAACTTCCGGCCGACTTCTGGCCAACTTCCAAAAAATCGATTTACCGATTTATGGGATCACGCAAGTATTAGCCCTGCGCCGCGTAGTAAGCATCGCGAATTTCAGCTTGAATGCGGCCACGTTCTTGCACTGTGTAGCCGTTCTCACGCGCCCAGGCGCGAATCTGTGCCACATCGCTGCTGGACTTTGTTGCGGTTGCCGGGCCGCGGCCGCGAACAGCTCTGCCACCTACGCGACGGCCTGCGCCAACGTACGTGGCCAAGGCTTCGCGCAATGAGTTCGCATTCTCTGCAGACAGATCAATCTCGTAATTGATTCCGTCTAAACCGAACGTGACATTTTCATCTGCAGGGCTCTGATCAATATCGTCCACGAGTGTGATGTGAATTTTTTGTGCCATGGGGGTTATCGCCTCACATTAGATTTAATGAATGCTACATAACAAATTATGGTTCTAAAATTCATTTACGTCAAAGAACGATCAGTGTAATGACTATTGCGCTGCGTGGTCCTGGTCGCTATCCGCATCCTGTTCAGCCCGCGCTAGCGCATCACGTTCAGACCTATCAGCATTAAATATCGCCTTCATTGCGAAGTAGAAAAGGGCTCCTACACCTAAAGAAGGCAGGATAACCGCAACATATTCCATAATTTCGCCGTTCCTACTCGGGTTTCATCAAAGGAAAGAGAATGGCTTCGCGGATTCCAACACCCGTGAAGAGCATCACTAGTCTGTCCACGCCCAACCCGAGTCCACCCATGGGCGGGGCGCCGTATTCCAAGGCACGCAAAAAATCTTCATCAAGTTGCATTGCCTCAGGATCTCCGGCCGCGGCCGCAAGAGATTGCTGTGTGAGACGGTTACGCTGAACAACTGGATCAATGAGTTCAGAAAAAGCGGTTCCCGTTTCGCGACCGTCAATAACAAGATCCCAGGCTTCAATCAGATCAGGCTTTTCACGGTGCTGACGCGCCAGCGGCTGAGCCGACGGAGGATAATCGCAAACAAATGTTGGTTGAATAAGTGTTGGCTCAACAATTTCACCGAATAGTTCGGTTACCAGTTTCTCCGCATCCCAGGCCGAATCAATTCCGATTTCCTGCTTGGCTGCAATATCCCGTAATTCTTGTGCTGTGGTGGCCGGAGTAATTTCAACTCCAACAGCATCCGAAAGTCCCTTGTAGACAGGAAGCCAAGGCCATTCGCCGTCGAGATTAATCTGTCCGCGAGCCGTTTCAATGACTCGCGAACCAGTTGCGTCTGCTGCGGCAAGAATAATTCGCTGCATGGTTGCAGCCATGGTGAATTGGTCACCATACGCTTCATACGCTTCAAGCATGGTGAATTCGGGACTATGCGTGGAATCAACACCCTCATTGCGGAAGATTCGGCCAACTTCAAAGACTTTGTCCATACCGCCAACAACGGCCCGTTTAAGGTAAAGCTCAATAGCAATACGCAACGTCATCGGTTGGTCGAACGCATTAAGATGTGTGTGGAACGGTCGGGCGGAGGCTCCACCGTGGACGAGCTGCAAAATGGGTGTTTCCAGCTCAATGTACTCCTCGCCATGAAGAGTGTCCCTGATTGCTTTGACAATAGCGGAGCGCGTTTTGACTTGTTCACGGGCAGCGTCACGGACAATCAAGTCCACATAGCGCCTGCGTACGCGCATCTCCTCGGACAGCTCCGCATGCAACACCGGCAACGGCCGTAGCGCCTTGGAGGCCATGGCCCACTCTGTGGCCATAATGGAAAGCTCGCCGGTGCGGGAGCTGATGACTTCACCCTTGATAAAGACGTGGTCACCAAGATCCACAAGTGACTTCCAGTCAACCAGGGCATCTTCGCCAACGTTGGCAAAAGAGAGCATTACCTGCAGGCGTGTTCCCGCGCCTGACTGCAATGTGCCAAAGCAGAGCTTTCCCTTGTTCCGCACAAAAACAACGCGTCCTGTGACTCCTGCGATCTCGCCTGTCGCGGAATCCGCTTCCAAATCCGGGTATTTGGCCCGAATTTCTTCTAACGTGTGGGTTCGTGCCACCCCAACCGGGTAGGCCTGGTCACCTCGCTCAAGCAATTTGGCACGCTTGTCCATGCGGACGAGCATCTGCTCGGAGGCGTCACTGGGCTCGGGGGTGGGGTTATTTTCTGCGCTCACGATATAACAGCTTAGTTGGTGAATCTGAGTGAACCCTCCGTGCCCTTTACTAAACACTCAGTTGGTGACTAATCACTGTGCAAAGTTGCGCGTGTGGACCCCCGAATGACGAGGGTGGCTTCTAGAGTCAAATGTGTGCCGGTGGTATCTTCCCCGGATATTATTTTCAGCAATTCCCCTCCTGCCAAACTTCCCATTTCCCCGGCGGGCAGGTGCACGGATGTGAGTCCCGGGTTGGATGTTTCTGAATACGGCAAGTCATCAAACCCTGTAACGGCCAAAGATTCCGGTACCGCAACTCCTGCCACACGAGCTTCTTGCAAGATCCCATAAGCCTGAGTGTCCGTGGCACATACGAGAGCGGTCACCCCCTGAGCTGACCAGGCTGGCCAGTGACTGGTGAACGCCAGCGCCGCCGTGCCAACATCGACGGTTGTGGACGCCGTGGCGACAACAGCAATCCCCCGCAGCTGTGCTTCTTCACAAAAAGCTTCCCGGCGGACCCGGAAGGTCCCAGTACCTGTTGAACTATCCAGATAGCAGACTGTGTTATGTCCCTGCTCGGCCAAATGCACCGCCAACATCCGTGCCCCATGGGCCACATCAAAGTTTACGGAAGGGACTTCACTTTCAATCCCGGCAGCGTCCAAGAGCACCATGGGATCGCTGGCCCGCAGCTCTGTGAGGAACTCCGCGCTGGGCGCGTCAATGAGTAGTCCCGCCGGTCGCAGTGCAAGCAGCCTTCGCACGTCCTGCGGTTTCGGTGTCTGCCCAGCCTCGGTAACGGAGAGCAATAGCTGAAAGTCTTTGCCAATGGCTTCCTTGACACCCGCAATGACCTTTGCATAAAACGGGTTGGAGACATCTGGAGCCACGAGAAACACTATGTTGCTGCGACCTTTGGCCAGAGAACTGCCCAACCCATTGACCACATAGCCCAACTCTGCGACGGCGGCATCAACCTTGGCGATGTTCTCAGCGGAGACCCGCCCGGCGGTCTTGCCGCTTGTCACAAGGGAGACGGTTGCCGCTGAAACACCCGCCCGGGTGGCGACCATTGCTGCAGTGACGCGTGGCCTCACGGCACTGCCGGACTGTTGTGTTGTTGGCAGCTGCATGAATCGATCGTATCGGTGCGTTGAGCACGCTGCGTCAACCAACGGACGTCAAGCGCTTAACGTGAACCGCGTTAAGCGCTTGACGTACGTAAGACCTCAATGTCAGACTGAATCCTGCGCACGGTCCCTGGACCCTGAATCGCCCCAACGACGTGGAGAAAAAGTGAATCCGGAACAAATCCTCAGCCAGCCAGTTGACGCCGCACATGCGCTCACAACACCTCGCAAGATCATTCTGGATTGCGATCCCGGCCATGATGACGCAGTTGCGCTCCTGCTAGCGCACGGCAACCCAAACATTGAACTATTGGCAGTAACAACTGTTGTGGGCAACCAGACCTTGGAAAAAGTAACGCGCAACGCGCTCAGCGTAGGCACAATTGCCGGGATCACAGGAGTGCCGTTTGCCGCCGGCTGCGACCGCCCCTTGGTGCGCAGTATTGAAACCGCCGCCGACATCCATGGAGATTCCGGCATGGACGGACCAGCCCAGCCTGAGTCGAGCATCACTCTTGACCCTCGTCACGCCGTCGACCTCATCATTGAAACCATCATGACGCACGAGCCCGGCACTGTGACCCTTGTCCCCACTGCGGGGCTAACAAACATTGCCATGGCTGCCCGCAAGGAGCCGCGCATTGTTCAGCGCGTGAAGGAAGTTGTCCTCATGGGCGGCGGCTACCACGTGGGCAACTGGTCCCCCGTGGCTGAATTCAACATCAAGATCGATCCCGAAGCTGCCCATATCGTGTTCAACGCCGGGTGGGAAGTAGTGATGGTGGGCCTTGACCTCACGCACCAGGCGCTGGCAACCCCTGAGGTTGTTGCCGCGATCGAGGCAGTGGGCACCAAACCGGCCAAGTTCGTCATGGAATTGATGGAGTTCTTCACCAAAACATACAAGGACATCCAGGGCTTCGACTACCCGCCCGTCCATGACCCTTGCGCCGTCGCCTATGTCATTGACCCCACAGTCATGACAACGCACAAGGTGCCCGTTGACATTGAGCTGACCGGCACCCTGACCCTCGGCATGACAGTAGCTGACTTCCGCGCACCAGCTCCTGTTGACTGCAAAACCTCCGTGGCTGTGAGCCTTGACCACAAAAAGTTCTGGAACCTGATCACAGACGCTCTTGTACGCATTGGCGAGGTTGAACT
This genomic window from Arthrobacter sp. TMP15 contains:
- the lysS gene encoding lysine--tRNA ligase, translated to MLVRMDKRAKLLERGDQAYPVGVARTHTLEEIRAKYPDLEADSATGEIAGVTGRVVFVRNKGKLCFGTLQSGAGTRLQVMLSFANVGEDALVDWKSLVDLGDHVFIKGEVISSRTGELSIMATEWAMASKALRPLPVLHAELSEEMRVRRRYVDLIVRDAAREQVKTRSAIVKAIRDTLHGEEYIELETPILQLVHGGASARPFHTHLNAFDQPMTLRIAIELYLKRAVVGGMDKVFEVGRIFRNEGVDSTHSPEFTMLEAYEAYGDQFTMAATMQRIILAAADATGSRVIETARGQINLDGEWPWLPVYKGLSDAVGVEITPATTAQELRDIAAKQEIGIDSAWDAEKLVTELFGEIVEPTLIQPTFVCDYPPSAQPLARQHREKPDLIEAWDLVIDGRETGTAFSELIDPVVQRNRLTQQSLAAAAGDPEAMQLDEDFLRALEYGAPPMGGLGLGVDRLVMLFTGVGIREAILFPLMKPE
- a CDS encoding Lsr2 family protein; amino-acid sequence: MAQKIHITLVDDIDQSPADENVTFGLDGINYEIDLSAENANSLREALATYVGAGRRVGGRAVRGRGPATATKSSSDVAQIRAWARENGYTVQERGRIQAEIRDAYYAAQG
- a CDS encoding nucleoside hydrolase; this encodes MNPEQILSQPVDAAHALTTPRKIILDCDPGHDDAVALLLAHGNPNIELLAVTTVVGNQTLEKVTRNALSVGTIAGITGVPFAAGCDRPLVRSIETAADIHGDSGMDGPAQPESSITLDPRHAVDLIIETIMTHEPGTVTLVPTAGLTNIAMAARKEPRIVQRVKEVVLMGGGYHVGNWSPVAEFNIKIDPEAAHIVFNAGWEVVMVGLDLTHQALATPEVVAAIEAVGTKPAKFVMELMEFFTKTYKDIQGFDYPPVHDPCAVAYVIDPTVMTTHKVPVDIELTGTLTLGMTVADFRAPAPVDCKTSVAVSLDHKKFWNLITDALVRIGEVEL
- a CDS encoding LacI family DNA-binding transcriptional regulator, encoding MQLPTTQQSGSAVRPRVTAAMVATRAGVSAATVSLVTSGKTAGRVSAENIAKVDAAVAELGYVVNGLGSSLAKGRSNIVFLVAPDVSNPFYAKVIAGVKEAIGKDFQLLLSVTEAGQTPKPQDVRRLLALRPAGLLIDAPSAEFLTELRASDPMVLLDAAGIESEVPSVNFDVAHGARMLAVHLAEQGHNTVCYLDSSTGTGTFRVRREAFCEEAQLRGIAVVATASTTVDVGTAALAFTSHWPAWSAQGVTALVCATDTQAYGILQEARVAGVAVPESLAVTGFDDLPYSETSNPGLTSVHLPAGEMGSLAGGELLKIISGEDTTGTHLTLEATLVIRGSTRATLHSD